In Serratia liquefaciens ATCC 27592, the genomic stretch CGCGGAATGCACCGGAAAGATCGAACACCACGCAACCGGCGGCCAGGAACGCCGGCGCGATATCGTGGCTGACCTCATGCGCCGTGGCCAAAAACACCACGTCGATACCTTCAGCCGCTTTCGCAACGTCAACCAATGGTTGCAACGGCAGATCAACGATGCCTTTTAACTGAGGGTGCAAATCGGAAAGCAATTTTCCTGCATCTGCACTTTGCGCTGAAACCGCTAAAGCGGTTATGTTCATGTGTGGGTGACGATTAAGGTACGCCGTGAGCTCCGCTCCGGCATAACCGCTGGCACCGACAATCAGCGTATTCAACATGGGGCCTTTCACCTTCTTGACTTGCGTTTGGTCGTTTTCGACTCAGGTTTCCAGGCTCACCAGCGTTGTTTCGCCGTTCACCCACGAGGTCGAGCGTTGATGTTTTTATAATCATCCGGGAATCGGGTTCCCTTACGCTCCAGCTTACTGTATTTTTATTCACAATAACTGCATGAATATTGATACCAACCTAACCAAAGGCTGTCAACAGTGAAGATGAAATTACCTCCATTTATTGAGCTGTACCGGGCGTTGATCGCCACTCCGTCGATCAGCGCCACCGATGGTGCCCTCGATCAGAGTAATGAAGCGTTAATCAACTTGCTGGCCGGCTGGTTTGCCGATTTGGGTTTCCGCGTCGACGTGCAGCCGGTGCCGGACAGCCGCAACAAATTCAACCTGCTGGCAAGCATTGGCGAAGGCAGTGGCGGCCTGCTGCTGGCGGGCCACACCGATACCGTGCCTTATGATGAAGGCCGTTGGACACGCGATCCTTTCACCCTGACCGAGCACGACAATAAGCTGTATGGACTGGGTACCGCCGACATGAAGGGCTTCTTTGCCTTTATTTTGGATGCGGTGCGTGACATCGATGCCAGCCAGCTGACCAAACCGCTGTACATTTTGGCCACCGCAGATGAAGAAACGACGATGGCCGGCGCACGTTACTTCGCCGCCTCGACCAGCATCCGCCCTGACTTCGCGATTATCGGCGAACCGACCTCATTGCAGCCGGTGCGTGCGCACAAAGGCCATATGGCCAACGCCATTCGCATTGTCGGCCAATCTGGCCATTCGAGCGACCCGGCGCGCGGCGTGAACGCCATCGATCTGATGCATGACACCATCGGCCGTTTGATGGAGCTGCGTAAAACGCTGCAGGAGCGCTACAACAACCCGGCATTCGCCGTGCCTTATCCCACCATGAACTTCGGCCATATCAGCGGCGGCGATGCCGCTAACCGCATCTGCGCCTGCTGTGAACTGCATCTGGATATCCGTCCGCTGCCGGGCATGACGCTCGACAATATCAACGAACTGATGCACCAAACGCTGGAACCCATCAGCCAACGCTGGCCGGGCCGCCTGAGCATTGAAGAACTGCATGCCTCGGTACCGGGCTACGAGTGTCCGACCGATCATCAGATGGTGGCGGTGATTGAGAAACTGCTGGGCACCCGTACACAGGTGGTCAACTATTGCACCGAGGCGCCGTTCGTCCAGCAGGTCTGTCCGACCCTGGTGCTGGGCCCCGGCTCTATCGACCAGGCGCATCAGCCGGATGAATACATCGATACCGGCTTTATCGAACCCACGCGCAAACTGCTGGGCCAACTGGTCAATCATTTCTGCCGTCAATAAACCTGATACAAAGTAGGGGTTATGATTTATCATTCCCCCTACCTCAAAATACGTATTAAACCAATGAAATAAGCCAGACTGATAACCGGCGTGCCGTAATTAAATTTCAGAAAATGCGCCGATTTTGATGTTTTTTTGCTAAAAATAGTGTCAATTGACGATTGGACAGGAACGTGGCGAGATGAAACAGGCGCTCTTCGCCTGACACGTGAAATTTACTTACAAGATAAAAATCATCTACCCAATAGATTTCAAGTTGCAGCTAGGCGGCGAACGCTTGAATCCCCGGGAGCTTGGATCAACCAAGTGAACGGGGTGAGAGCGCGAAGCCAACACCGCTGTGGCTTGAAAGATGAAGGGTAAATACAGAATTGGGTCAGGGGTTATATGAACGAACAATATTCGGCAATGCGAAGTAATGTCAGTATGCTCGGCAAATTGCTCGGCGATACCATCAAAGAAGCGCTGGGCGAGCATATTCTCGATCGCGTTGAAACTATCCGTAAGCTTTCCAAATCTTCACGTGCAGGCAATGAAGCGCACCGTCAGGAGCTGCTTTCCACCTTGCAAAACCTGTCCAACGACGAGTTGCTGCCGGTCGCACGCGCCTTCAGTCAGTTTCTCAATCTGACCAATACCGCCGAGCAGTACCACAGCATTTCACCCAACGGTGAAGCCGCCAGCAACCCGGAAGCGCTGGCCCAACTGTTCACCCGGCTGAAAGACAAAAAGCTCAGCACCAAAGAGCTGCAAAATGCGGTGTCTCAACTTTCTATCGAGCTGGTGCTGACTGCGCACCCGACGGAAATCACCCGCCGCACCCTGATCCACAAACTGGTAGAGGTGAACACCTGCCTCAGCCAGCTCGACCATAACGATCTGGCCGACTACGAGCGCAACAAGATCATGCGCCGCCTGCGTCAGTTGGTGGCTCAATCGTGGCATACCGACGAGATCCGCAAACACCGTCCGTCCCCGGTTGACGAAGCCAAGTGGGGCTTTGCGGTGGTGGAAAACAGCCTGTGGGAAGGGGTCCCTGCCTTCCTGCGCGAATTCAACGAACAGCTGGAAAATTCCATCGATTACAGCCTGCCGGCGGAGGCGGTGCCGGTGCGTTTCACGTCCTGGATGGGCGGTGACCGCGACGGCAACCCGAACGTCACGGCCGAGATCACCCGCCACGTGCTGCTGCTGAGCCGCTGGAAAGCCTGCGATCTGTTCACCCGCGATATTCAAGTGCTGGTGTCCGAACTGTCGATGACCGAATGTACTCCGGAACTGCGCGCACGGGCCGGTGGTGACGAGGTTCAAGAGCCGTACCGCGAAATCATGAAGCAGCTACGCAGCCAGTTGATGAGCTCTCAGGCCTATCTGGAAGGCCGCCTGAAAGGCGAGCGCGTACTGAAGCCGCACGATCTGCTGGTGAATAACGAACAGCTGTGGGAACCGCTGTTCGCCTGTTACCAGTCGCTGCAGGCCTGCGGCATGAGCATCATCGCCAACGGCCAATTACTGGATACCCTGCGTCGCGTGCGCTGCTTTGGTGTGCCGCTGGTACGCATCGACGTTCGCCAGGAAAGCACCCGCCACACCGAAGCCATCGCCGAACTGACCCGCTACCTGGGCCTTGGCGACTACGAAAGCTGGTCAGAAGCCGACAAGCAGGCGTTCCTGATCCGTGAACTGAATTCCAAACGCCCGCTGGTGCCGTTGAAGTGGGAACCGAGCGCCGACACCCAGGAAGTGCTGGAAACCTGCCGGGTGATCGCCGAGGCGCCAGAAGGCTCGATTGCCGCCTACGTGATCTCCATGGCGCGCACGCCTTCGGACGTGCTGGCGGTTCACCTGCTGCTGAAAGAAGCCGGTTGTCCGTTCCCGCTGCCGGTCGCGCCGCTGTTCGAAACCCTCGACGACCTGAATAACGCCGACGACGTGATGACCCAGTTGCTGAATATTGACTGGTACCGCGGCTTTATCCAGGGCAAACAGATGGTGATGATCGGCTATTCCGACTCGGCGAAAGACGCCGGGGTGATGGCCGCCTCCTGGGCGCAATACCGCGCTCAAGACGCACTGATCAAAACCTGCGAAAAGGCCGGCGTAGCGCTGACTCTGTTCCACGGCCGTGGCGGTTCGATTGGCCGCGGCGGCGCACCTGCGCATGCGGCACTGCTGTCACAACCGCCGGGCAGCCTGAAAGGCGGTCTGCGCGTGACCGAGCAAGGCGAGATGATCCGCTTCAAATTCGGTCTGCCGGAAGTCACCATCAGCAGCCTGGCGCTGTATGCCGGTGCTATCCTGGAAGCCAACCTGCTGCCGCCGCCAGAGCCGAAAAAAGAGTGGCGTACGCTGATGGATGAGCTGTCAAACACCTCATGCAAAATGTACCGTGGCTACGTGCGCGAAAACCCGGATTTTGTGCCTTATTTCCGCGCCGCCACGCCGGAACTGGAGCTGGGCAAACTGCCGCTGGGCTCCCGCCCTGCCAAGCGCAAGCCAAACGGCGGTGTAGAGAGCCTGCGCGCCATTCCGTGGATCTTCGCCTGGACGCAGAACCGTCTGATGTTACCGGCCTGGCTGGGCGCCGGTGCCGGTTTGCAGGAAGCGGTAAAAGCCGGCAAGCAGGATCAGCTGGAAGCCATGTGCCGCGACTGGCCGTTCTTCTCCACCCGTATTGCGATGCTGGAAATGGTGTTCGCCAAGGCCGACCTGTGGCTGGCGGAATATTACGACCAACGCCTGGTGGACAAATCGCTGTGGCCACTGGGCCAGCAGCTGCGCGATCAGTTGGAAAGCGACATCAAGGTGGTGCTGACCATCGCCAATGACGCGCACCTGATGGAAGACCTGCCGTGGATCGCCGAATCCATTGCGCTGCGTAACGTGTACACCGACCCGTTGAACGTCCTGCAGGCTGAGCTGCTGCACCGTTCGCGCCAGCAGGAGCACCCGGACGCCCGCGTTGAGCAGGCGCTGATGGTCACCATTGCCGGCGTTGCTGCCGGGATGCGCAATACCGGCTAGGTTAAGCGCCAAAAGCACGGCTCCTGCTTGCAGGGGCCTTTTTTTTATCCCCCGCTGACGGATGCTGCATCTCAACGGGTTGCCCAGCAGCGGTATTGGAAGAAATTGCGCCCAACAAAAAGGGCGCTGTATTGACCCAGCGCCCTTCCCGATGATGATGAATAGAGTGAATCAGGCCGCGACCGGACGCACACCCAGCGTATGGCAAATGGCGTAGCTCATCTCGGCACGGTTGAGCGTATAGAAGTGGAAATCCTTTACCCCTTCGCGGCTGAGGATCTTCACCATATCCATCGCGATATTGGCGCCGACCATTTTGCGGGTTTCCGCGTCGTCATCCAGCCCTTCAAACATGCTGGTCATCCAGCTCGGTACGCGTACGTTGGTCATGGTGGCAAAACGCTGCAGCTGCTTGAAGTTGGATACCGGCAGAATGCCCGGGACGATTTCCACATCAATGCCGGTAGCGACGCAACGATCGCGGAAGCGCAGGTAGCTTTCCACATCGAAAAAGAACTGGGTAATCGCCCGGTTGGCGCCGGCATCGATTTTACGTTTCAGGTTAATCAGGTCCGCCTGCGGGCTTTTCGCTTCCGGATGCACTTCAGGGTAAGCGGCAACCGAGATATCGAAATCGCCAACCTCCTTCAGCAAGGCCACCAAATCGGTCGCGTACATGTCCGGCTTGCCGCTGCCCGGTGGCAAGTCGCCACGCAGTGCCACTATATGCCGGATGCCGCTGTTCCAGTAATCGGTCGCAATCTCACGCAGCTGAGCCGGGCTGGCATCTATGCAGGTCAGGTGTGGGGCCGCATCCAGACCGGTGCGATCCTTGATCCCTTTGATGATGCTGTGGGTGCGATCGCGCTCGCCGGAGTTAGCGCCATAGGTCACGGAAACAAATTTTGGCTTCAGGCTGCTCAGGCGGTCAATGGATTGCCACAGGGTGTCTTCCATCTCGCTGGTGCGCGGCGGGAAGAATTCAAATGATACGTTAATCTGGCCGTTTAACTCCGCCAGACTCTGATTCAGCGCTTCCCGCTGGTTTGCGTGGAAAAAACTCATACCCTGCCCGCCTCTTATCGATCGCTGTTCTGCTTGTTTTGATAAGCGTCTATACGTTTAGACGTCTAGATAGAAAATGCCGTATGTTGGCTAAAGAGTCAACAGGAAAGTGAGGGGAATACGATGATTAATCCTCACCCGTTAAGAGAAGGAATTTCATGTTCGCAACACAGAGAATTATGGCAGGAAAAACGAGGGGCGCGACGGATGCGCGCCCACAAGAAAATTAAAGCAGCTGCGCCAAACGGTTAAGGTCTGAC encodes the following:
- the argE gene encoding acetylornithine deacetylase — protein: MKLPPFIELYRALIATPSISATDGALDQSNEALINLLAGWFADLGFRVDVQPVPDSRNKFNLLASIGEGSGGLLLAGHTDTVPYDEGRWTRDPFTLTEHDNKLYGLGTADMKGFFAFILDAVRDIDASQLTKPLYILATADEETTMAGARYFAASTSIRPDFAIIGEPTSLQPVRAHKGHMANAIRIVGQSGHSSDPARGVNAIDLMHDTIGRLMELRKTLQERYNNPAFAVPYPTMNFGHISGGDAANRICACCELHLDIRPLPGMTLDNINELMHQTLEPISQRWPGRLSIEELHASVPGYECPTDHQMVAVIEKLLGTRTQVVNYCTEAPFVQQVCPTLVLGPGSIDQAHQPDEYIDTGFIEPTRKLLGQLVNHFCRQ
- the ppc gene encoding phosphoenolpyruvate carboxylase yields the protein MNEQYSAMRSNVSMLGKLLGDTIKEALGEHILDRVETIRKLSKSSRAGNEAHRQELLSTLQNLSNDELLPVARAFSQFLNLTNTAEQYHSISPNGEAASNPEALAQLFTRLKDKKLSTKELQNAVSQLSIELVLTAHPTEITRRTLIHKLVEVNTCLSQLDHNDLADYERNKIMRRLRQLVAQSWHTDEIRKHRPSPVDEAKWGFAVVENSLWEGVPAFLREFNEQLENSIDYSLPAEAVPVRFTSWMGGDRDGNPNVTAEITRHVLLLSRWKACDLFTRDIQVLVSELSMTECTPELRARAGGDEVQEPYREIMKQLRSQLMSSQAYLEGRLKGERVLKPHDLLVNNEQLWEPLFACYQSLQACGMSIIANGQLLDTLRRVRCFGVPLVRIDVRQESTRHTEAIAELTRYLGLGDYESWSEADKQAFLIRELNSKRPLVPLKWEPSADTQEVLETCRVIAEAPEGSIAAYVISMARTPSDVLAVHLLLKEAGCPFPLPVAPLFETLDDLNNADDVMTQLLNIDWYRGFIQGKQMVMIGYSDSAKDAGVMAASWAQYRAQDALIKTCEKAGVALTLFHGRGGSIGRGGAPAHAALLSQPPGSLKGGLRVTEQGEMIRFKFGLPEVTISSLALYAGAILEANLLPPPEPKKEWRTLMDELSNTSCKMYRGYVRENPDFVPYFRAATPELELGKLPLGSRPAKRKPNGGVESLRAIPWIFAWTQNRLMLPAWLGAGAGLQEAVKAGKQDQLEAMCRDWPFFSTRIAMLEMVFAKADLWLAEYYDQRLVDKSLWPLGQQLRDQLESDIKVVLTIANDAHLMEDLPWIAESIALRNVYTDPLNVLQAELLHRSRQQEHPDARVEQALMVTIAGVAAGMRNTG
- the metF gene encoding methylenetetrahydrofolate reductase — protein: MSFFHANQREALNQSLAELNGQINVSFEFFPPRTSEMEDTLWQSIDRLSSLKPKFVSVTYGANSGERDRTHSIIKGIKDRTGLDAAPHLTCIDASPAQLREIATDYWNSGIRHIVALRGDLPPGSGKPDMYATDLVALLKEVGDFDISVAAYPEVHPEAKSPQADLINLKRKIDAGANRAITQFFFDVESYLRFRDRCVATGIDVEIVPGILPVSNFKQLQRFATMTNVRVPSWMTSMFEGLDDDAETRKMVGANIAMDMVKILSREGVKDFHFYTLNRAEMSYAICHTLGVRPVAA